The following coding sequences are from one Paenibacillus sp. JDR-2 window:
- a CDS encoding DUF3817 domain-containing protein: MQQSVRTWFRWISYLEAISFLVLLGIAMPLKYMFDSPEAVAVTGGIHGFLFSVYLVAIAVMAVLFKWKIIRIAGAILAAFLPFGPFVLERRLKTEA; the protein is encoded by the coding sequence ATGCAACAATCCGTCCGGACATGGTTTCGCTGGATCAGCTATTTGGAAGCAATCTCGTTTCTAGTTCTATTGGGAATAGCGATGCCTTTGAAATATATGTTCGATAGTCCGGAGGCCGTTGCGGTGACGGGCGGTATTCACGGGTTCTTGTTTTCTGTTTATTTGGTAGCTATTGCAGTGATGGCGGTTCTGTTCAAATGGAAGATTATCCGCATAGCCGGGGCGATTCTGGCCGCTTTTTTACCGTTTGGCCCTTTTGTTCTGGAACGAAGATTAAAAACGGAAGCTTAG
- a CDS encoding ABC transporter ATP-binding protein, translating into MSSEPVISLQNVTKRIGRKNIIDDLTFDVPQGEIFGFLGPNGAGKTTTIRMIVGLMSITQGQILIKGKNIKTEFEQAIRHVGAIVENPEMYKYLSGYHNLVHYARMIPGVTKERIDEVVSLVKLESRIHEKVRKYSLGMRQRLGVAQALLHRPSLLILDEPTNGLDPEGIRELRDYLRHLTRTEGITVVVSSHLLSEMELMCDRVAILQRGKLIDVKPIDYFTQGNDPVQTYRIEAQLTERAMAAIGQLEGIQELKVSEEGFIEVTTERERIPDILVELMKNQIRVYGVQRVRRSLEDGFLELTGGGQLV; encoded by the coding sequence ATGAGCAGCGAACCTGTTATTAGTCTGCAGAATGTAACAAAGCGGATAGGGAGAAAAAACATTATCGATGATCTTACCTTTGACGTGCCGCAGGGCGAAATATTTGGTTTTCTTGGACCCAATGGTGCAGGAAAGACAACGACCATCCGAATGATTGTGGGTCTGATGTCGATTACCCAAGGGCAAATCTTGATCAAAGGAAAAAATATCAAGACCGAATTCGAACAGGCCATCCGCCATGTTGGTGCCATTGTGGAAAATCCCGAGATGTACAAATATTTGAGCGGCTACCATAATCTTGTCCATTATGCCCGTATGATTCCTGGCGTGACCAAGGAACGGATCGATGAGGTTGTTTCTCTTGTTAAGCTGGAAAGCCGTATTCATGAAAAGGTCCGAAAGTACTCGCTAGGCATGCGCCAGCGACTTGGCGTAGCGCAAGCTTTGCTGCATAGGCCATCCTTATTGATTCTGGATGAGCCTACAAACGGTCTTGACCCTGAGGGTATTCGCGAGCTGCGCGATTATTTACGGCATTTGACCCGTACGGAAGGCATTACGGTCGTTGTCTCCAGCCATCTGCTCTCGGAGATGGAGCTGATGTGCGATCGGGTCGCCATACTTCAGCGGGGCAAGCTGATTGACGTGAAGCCGATTGATTATTTTACCCAAGGGAACGATCCGGTCCAAACCTATCGGATTGAAGCGCAGCTAACCGAACGGGCTATGGCGGCTATTGGGCAGCTTGAAGGAATACAGGAACTTAAAGTTTCGGAAGAAGGCTTCATAGAAGTGACAACAGAGAGGGAGCGTATCCCCGATATTCTGGTTGAGCTTATGAAGAACCAAATTCGGGTCTATGGCGTGCAAAGGGTTCGCCGTTCCTTAGAGGATGGGTTCCTGGAATTAACGGGAGGTGGGCAGCTTGTTTAA
- a CDS encoding ABC transporter permease, with the protein MLMADEKSHTGHAGISEHDQPGRLGRLLRFTAASWRLNLAGAMEFRFSFLLTVGSMIVNNIVWIIFWGMYFKRFPVLNGWTLQDVMMMWAAASGGFGIMSVFFGNATRLANLIATGQLDVYLAQPKPVLLNVLISRMSVSAIGDLLFAIFIFVGFGDVSPVGIVKFIAALLISGMIFIFFCVIAGCLSFWLGNTEGLSFQLFNALLVFATYPTAIFKGFGRLVLFTVIPAGFISSMPVSFIREINLPFMYGALGMTALLCAGGILLFYRGLRRYTSGNMMGLRR; encoded by the coding sequence ATGTTAATGGCGGATGAAAAGTCGCATACGGGTCATGCGGGTATATCCGAGCATGACCAGCCAGGCAGGCTCGGGCGCCTGCTCCGGTTCACGGCGGCAAGCTGGAGGCTTAACCTGGCGGGTGCCATGGAATTCCGGTTCAGCTTCCTTCTAACGGTTGGATCCATGATCGTAAATAATATCGTGTGGATCATATTCTGGGGCATGTACTTCAAACGTTTCCCCGTGCTTAACGGCTGGACGCTTCAGGATGTTATGATGATGTGGGCGGCCGCGTCGGGCGGATTCGGAATCATGTCCGTCTTCTTCGGCAACGCAACCCGGCTGGCCAATCTAATCGCTACCGGACAACTCGATGTCTACCTGGCTCAGCCTAAGCCGGTGCTTTTGAACGTGTTGATCAGCCGCATGTCGGTGAGCGCGATCGGCGATCTGCTGTTTGCCATATTCATCTTTGTAGGGTTTGGCGACGTCTCCCCGGTTGGAATCGTTAAATTTATTGCAGCGCTGCTTATTTCCGGCATGATCTTTATTTTCTTCTGCGTTATTGCCGGTTGTCTTTCGTTCTGGCTTGGCAATACGGAAGGATTAAGCTTTCAGCTGTTTAACGCGCTGCTTGTCTTTGCCACTTACCCCACGGCCATATTCAAAGGGTTCGGCCGGCTTGTCCTGTTCACCGTTATTCCGGCTGGCTTCATCAGCAGCATGCCGGTATCGTTCATTCGCGAAATTAACCTTCCCTTCATGTACGGCGCATTAGGCATGACAGCTCTCTTGTGCGCCGGAGGGATCCTGCTCTTTTATAGAGGTTTAAGAAGATATACCTCGGGCAATATGATGGGATTAAGACGTTAA
- a CDS encoding ABC transporter permease yields MFNLVLNENMKIYRRTRTWILIGLMAAFVIFGNIMMWHDGKDAQGEGWKSELKQEKQMWSDHLKNSDPNEENRAYYEDRIAVIDYHLEHNIRTTKGTIWDGINESANLGILITLFTIIIAGDIVASEFATGTIKLLLIRPASRIRILVSKYISILLFSMVLLLTLFILSVVLNGILHGFHDMDLPLVSITDGHIAEKNMFLHLWETYMLNGVSTIMYVTIAFMISSAFRSSAMSIGFSIGILFAGNILLQLLQRYEWSKYLLFANTDLTQYLEGKPFQDGMTLSFSIIVLVIYFLVFNLISWLMFTRRDVAA; encoded by the coding sequence TTGTTTAATTTGGTGCTTAACGAAAATATGAAAATTTACAGAAGGACTCGAACCTGGATCCTCATCGGACTTATGGCTGCCTTTGTTATATTCGGTAACATCATGATGTGGCATGACGGGAAGGACGCTCAAGGCGAAGGCTGGAAGTCTGAACTGAAGCAAGAGAAGCAAATGTGGAGCGATCATTTAAAAAACTCTGACCCGAATGAAGAGAACCGTGCGTACTATGAGGACAGGATTGCTGTCATCGACTATCATCTTGAGCATAATATTCGCACAACAAAAGGAACGATTTGGGATGGGATCAATGAGTCGGCAAATCTCGGAATATTGATCACTCTTTTTACCATTATTATTGCAGGAGATATCGTAGCCAGCGAATTCGCAACCGGCACCATCAAGCTGCTGCTCATTCGCCCGGCCAGCCGGATTAGAATCCTTGTCTCCAAGTATATCTCTATCCTGTTGTTCAGCATGGTCCTGCTGCTTACTTTGTTTATCCTATCTGTTGTGCTGAACGGAATTCTGCATGGCTTTCACGATATGGATTTGCCTCTGGTAAGCATAACGGATGGACATATCGCCGAAAAAAATATGTTCCTTCATCTATGGGAAACGTATATGCTCAATGGCGTGTCCACAATTATGTATGTCACGATAGCGTTTATGATCTCGTCCGCTTTCCGCAGCAGCGCGATGTCTATCGGATTTTCCATCGGAATTTTATTTGCGGGCAATATATTATTGCAGTTGCTGCAACGGTATGAGTGGAGCAAATACCTGTTATTCGCTAATACGGATCTAACACAGTATTTGGAGGGCAAGCCTTTCCAGGACGGAATGACGCTTTCCTTCTCCATTATCGTTCTTGTTATATACTTCCTGGTGTTTAATCTCATATCCTGGCTGATGTTCACGCGAAGAGACGTGGCGGCTTAA